In Chryseobacterium indicum, the DNA window TTCCCAAATTCATACTGGCTATGCGCTTTTCCTTTGGCAATACATCGGGTAAAAGGCTTGTGAATGCTGTAAATTTTATCGGCATCGTTTCTTTTTTGTGTGACAACCTTGGTGTACAATGTCATTAAATCTTTATAAAATTCTTGCTGTTCTGCATTAAAATTCCGTTGCAATTCACGAATCAGTCTCATGGCGATGGTTTTGAGCTGTCTTTGAGATTTCCTTGCCGCTTTTGCCCGCTTGGGATGTTTTCCGTTGTAGGTGTTGCGCACCATTTGTTTGCTGACTTTTGTGTAGCGTTGTCTTTGTTTTATGCCTTCATTTCCGGCTATTTTGTTGCAATAATCAATCACTTTTTTGCACAATTTTGCATCGGTAGGAAAAGAGGTATTATTCTCCTGAACGGTAGTATCGGACAAAACAAAATTTGAGGTGTTCGTCTTGGCATCGTGCATTCTTACGCTGTAGGCAAAGATTTTTTCGATACCTTTTTCGCCAATTCTTTTTCGGAAATGAACAAAATTACTCGGGTCACAAGGAAATTCGTGTTCAAAGAAAACCCTGCCACAAAAATGCTGCATATAAGGATTCATGATCCAGGCTTTTTCCAACGTCTCATCGCCCAAATTATACAAATGTTTCAGTAGCAAACAACCCACCATAAACCGAATCGGATGGCTCGGATTGCCCACTTTGGAATACAAGG includes these proteins:
- a CDS encoding IS5 family transposase, which encodes MLGKNPEKKPELFRPMLVDFIDHEHELVLLSEKIDWNYFEKEFSPLYSKVGNPSHPIRFMVGCLLLKHLYNLGDETLEKAWIMNPYMQHFCGRVFFEHEFPCDPSNFVHFRKRIGEKGIEKIFAYSVRMHDAKTNTSNFVLSDTTVQENNTSFPTDAKLCKKVIDYCNKIAGNEGIKQRQRYTKVSKQMVRNTYNGKHPKRAKAARKSQRQLKTIAMRLIRELQRNFNAEQQEFYKDLMTLYTKVVTQKRNDADKIYSIHKPFTRCIAKGKAHSQYEFGNKVGLITTANKGKKIILGIKAFLQTPYDGHTIEPLLEQMETGGQKLPKELVYDRGGRGKSEIKGVKISIPSTPRKKDTAYQKQTKRKKFRTRAAIEPIIGHLKTDFRLAKNYFMGETGPQINALLAATAWNMKKMMELLKQKIIFLFYKIQIML